The bacterium nucleotide sequence TAAGGAAAGGGAAAACGACGCTTTTCCCTTTCCGTGGAGCGAAAAGTCCCGGATTGGACTTTTTGCGAATCTATCAAGGTTAACGCTTTCTCTTCGCGCTTAGCCCTTTGCGCTTCGCTCTGGCCGTCAGGCCTTTAACAGCCGCATCCAGCCCCGTGCTCGTGATTGGCCGCGGCAATCTCTTCGGCGGTGGCCTCGCGGACACTGACTACCGAAACATCGAAGGACAGGCGCACATCGGCCAGGGGATGGTTGCCGTCCAGGGTTATCATGTCTTCCTCGACGCCGGCCACGGTCATGATCATGGCACCCTGGTCCGTGCCGACCCTGAACTGCATTCCGACCTGGATATCTTCCATGGCTTCGAACTCGGAGGGGGGCACCTCGTAGACCATCGATTCGTCCCTCGCACCGTATCCGTCCTCCGGTTCGATGACAACGGAAAGCTCGTCACCTGCTTTTTTTCCCTCCAGGGCTTTCTCCAGTCCCTGGATGATCTGGCTGGCACCCTGGATATAATCGAGAGGGCCGCGGCCATCGGAACTGTCGAGCACCTGGCCTGAATCGTCTTTCAGAGTGTAGTGAATGGACACGACGCTGTCCTTTGCCACCTGCATGATATTCTCCTTCCTGGTTGTGCCTGGATCGAAAGTAGGGTATTCACAGGCCAGTGGCCCGTCAGGATCCTGACATGACATCCAACGCGGGCGGCTATTTAAACACAGACAGGCGCGTTTTGCCAGCGTGGAACCGCCTTGCGGCGGTAACGGGGTAAGAACATGTCCTCATCATCCAGAATGGTCATCTGGGCCGCTCTCACCGGAAACGCCCTCATCGCTATCACCAAGTTCATCGCGTCCGTCGTTACAGGCAGTTCGGCCATGCTGTCGGAAGGGATCCATTCCCTGGTGGACACCGGCAACCAGGTCCTGCTTCTCCACGGACTGTCCAGGAGCCAGAAGCCACCGGACGACAAGTTCCCCTTCGGACACGGCAAGGAGGTCTACTTCTGGAGCTTCGTGGTGGCCATCCTCATCTTTGCCGTGGGTTCGGGCGTTTCCCTTTACGAGGGGGTCCACCACATCCGCCACCCGGCACCGGTGGAAAACCCCGCCGTCAACTACATCGTCCTGGGGCTTGCCTTGCTCTTCGAGGGAGCGGCCTGGATCTTCGCGCTCAGGGAATTTTCACGGGTCAAGGGCAGGTGGGGGTATTTGGAGGCGGTCAGCCGCGGCAAGAACCCCTCCCTCTTCGTGGTTCTGTTCGAGGACTCCGCCGCCATCCTGGGTCTCATGGCCGCCTTCATGGGAGTCTTCCTGGGACAGGTCACCGGCAACCCGGTTTACGACGGGGCGGCTTCCATCGTCATCGGTCTCATCCTCGGCGGCACGGCCATCTGGCTCGCTTACGAGACCAAGGGGCTTCTCATAGGGGAGAGCGCCAACCCGGAGATCGTCCACGGGATAAGGATCCTGGCGGGCGCCTACCCCCAGGTGGAGGCGGTCAACGAAGTCCTGACCCTGCACATGGGGCCGGACTTCATCCTGGTCAATATCAGCCTTGATTTTACGGACACCGTTCCGGCAGGCGATGTTGAGCGGACCCTCGAGCGCCTTCGGACAGCCATCAAGGACGGGTTCCCGCAGGTCAAGCGGGTGTTCGCGGAACCGAGGAAGAGCGTTGATCAGATTTCATCTGATTAACGCGTATGGAAGTGTCGAGGTACGGGTGTATGGGTGTAAAAGTCATGTACCCCCGGCAAAGCCGGGGGGTTTCCCTAAGTACTAAAAATACTGGTTCATCCTGGAAATGGATCCCGGATGACACCGCTTTGTTCTGTTTCACTGCGTTTTCGTGTCTGTTCTTCTCCGTGTCACCGCATTCCTGCATCGGTTTTCCTCCGTGTCTCCGCGTCCCTGCGTCTGCTTTTCCCCCACACCCCCATACTCCGATACTCCCATATCTGTTTTTCTCAGTCCCGCCACCGCGTGCAATGCCAGCGTTGCGATCAGTATCCCTCCTCCCAGCAGGGTCTCTCCGGGTGGTTTCTCCCCCAAAGCCAGCCACACCCAGAACGGTCCCAGGAACGTCTCCAGGAGCATGATGAGACCCACCTCCGCTGCTGGGATGAGCTTGGGCGCCACTGTCATGAGAGCAAGGGGGATAGGGAGAACGACCGACCCCATGACGACCAGCATGAGGATATCGCCCGTACCAGGGGAGAGTGGGTCCGAGATGAAGGCGGTCACCAGGCTTGTGAGCACACCGCTGAGGATCACCGCGGGGATCATGTTCAGGTGGCTGTTGCGCCGGATGATAACGAAATTGGACGCCATGAGCAGGGCCGTCAGCAGGGCGAGAAGATCACCGGCAGGGTTTCCTTTTGTGACGCTCCCGGAAAAGACCACGGCGATACCGGCAAACCCCGCCGCCACAGCGGCCCAGGTCCTCCCCGGAACCTTCTCACCGGTGAAAACCCGTGTGAGGATGGCTGAGAACAGGGGCATGGCGGCGATGATGACAAGGGTGTTGGCGGCTGACGTCATGCGCACCGAAAGGACGAAGGAGATGGTGCTCATGCCGAAAAAGAGCCCGGTCACGATCCCCGCCGCGCCGAGCTTCATGGCCTCCCCGAAAGCCCGGCCGCCGCGGGCGCATATCATGGCCACCGTCAGGGTGCTCGCCGTGAGAAGTCCTCGCCAGAAGATCAGGACCCAGGGGTCTGAACCCACGAGGGAGATGAGGAGGGCGTCGGGGCTCAAAACGAAGACCGCGGTGACCATGAGCAGGGTTCCCCGGGATTTCGGCTGCAGGGGGCTCATGGTTGAAGGCGGACAACTTCAGGACCGGGGTGCACCACCGGCAAAAGGTAACTGTGGTATGCAAGGGTGTTCATTCAGCGGGAACGAACCAGGTCGTCCTTCCGCGACCAGTCAACCCCGGTCCACGTCCCGCGGGTTGTGAGGGTCACCTTTCCGGGGCTGCCCCATCGACCTGTGTGATCCTCCAGGCCGGCATGGAGGATCACGTCCGGTTCGAGAGCCCTTCGGAATTTTTCAAAGGCGGCATCGCAATCCCCCGTCCAGAGACGGGCTACTCCGAGGAGGTAGAACCCTTCCGAACCTTCCGGGCTTTGTCCCACCGTCTCTTCCAGGAGGGACACCGCCTTGCCGTACTGCCCCTCGGAAATGAGATCCCGGGCCACTCCGATATCCACAGTGTAAGAGGCTGAGGCCGCACCAGCTGGCAGCAGCGCGGTTAGGCAAGAATAAACGATAATTGTTGTTATTCGCACAGTCCCTCCCTGACTACTGACTACCGATTACTGATTACTGATTACTGATTACTGATTACTGAAAAGTCTATCCTCCCTCAGGCCCCATATCAAGGACAGGCATCGGGAAGTGAGTACCCGGATGGGAAACCGGCTTTTCAGCACCGTTTCCCAGGGTTCTGAGGCGGATCAACCACTCCGCGGGCGTGGCTCACCGTCGTGAGCCGGTCTTGCGCTTGTTGAAAAAGGTGTCGAAGGGGGGAGGACCCAGGGTGTCACGTTGATGGACATGCAGCATGTCCATCGACCACCTCGCGCCGGCCAGGCGGGAGCCGTGTTGGGGAAAGCGCGTCCCGGTCACAGTCTCAAGTACAGGGTCTTGGTCTGTGACAGTGACTGGAAAAAAAGCCGTTCCCCGCCTCGCAAAATGCCTCGAAGAGACTTTTTCCGAGGGTGTCAAAGAAGTATGGCAGCCGACACCCGCGCCGCTTCCAGGACATCGCCCGGGAGCACACCCAGCAGGATCGTACCCAAAAGAGCCAGGGCGATCCCTGCCCAGAGGAGGGGCGAAGTTGCGGCGGCAGGCAGTTCGCGTTCCGGTTCCCTCATGTACATGATCATCACGACCCGCAGGTAATAGTAGGCGGCCACTGCGCTGTTGAGGATACCGAGGATGACCAGGACGTAATAGCCGCCCTGGAAAGCCGCGTAGAAGATGGACAGCTTGGCGGCAAACCCCGCTGTCGGCGGGATACCGGCCAGAGAGAACAGGAAGATGAGCATGGCCAGTGCGGCACCGGGAGATCGCCTCGCCAGCCCGGCGAAATCGTCCAGGTCATCGTTGGGCATCCCCTCCCTTCCGAGGAAAACGAGGATGCCGAAAGCACCGATGTTCATGAAGGTGTAGGCGAGGAGGTAGAACATGACACCGGAGATCGCCCGGTCGCCGCTGCCGCCCACCGAAGCCACCAGACCGATGAGGATATAGCCCACGTGGGCGATGGAGGAGTAGGCGAGCATCCGTTTCATGTTGGTCTGGGCCAGGGCGGCCAGGTTGCCCAGCGTCATGGTCAGGACAGCAAGGATGGAAACGACCAGCTCCCACTCATGCGCCATCCGGGGCATGGCCTCCATGAGGATCCGGATGAGCGCGGCAAGACCTGCCGCCTTGGGGCCGGCCGACATGAACGCCGTCACCGGGGTGGGAGCGCCCTGGTAAACGTCAGGGGTCCACTGGTGGAACGGCACCACTGAGATCTTGAACCCGAAGCCGACCAGCACCATGAGCAGTCCGACCATGAGCGCCTTGTCGCCCAGGGTCTCGGGGTGAGCGGCCAGGGTCGCGCCGATGACCTTGAGGTGGGTCGACCCGCTGACACCGTAAACGTAGGACATCCCGAACAGGAGGATGCAGGTGGCGAAAGATCCAAGCATGAAGTACTTGATGGAGGCCTCGTTGCTCAGGGAATCCTTGCGGAAGAACCCGGCCAGGATATAAAGGGACATGGAAAGGAGCTCGAGCCCCAGGAAGATCGTGATGAGTTCGTGTCCGATGGCCATGACCATCATCCCCACCGTGGCCAGGCAAAGCAGGGCGTAGTACTCGGAGTGGTCTTTGGACCCTCCCGCTTTCATGTACCGGAGAGACAGGGCGATGCACAGGATGAGCCCCAGCAGGAAGGTGATCTTGAAAAAGGTGGCGAAGGGGTCGAGGATGACGGCGTCGCCGAAAGTGGACACGTTCAGGTGCCGCGACAGCCAGGCCACGAGCAGTGCCGCCAGCGAGCCGACAGTGGCGATGATGACCGAATCCAGGTGGCGTTTCGTCCGGATGATCAGATCCCACAAGATGACCGTGAAGGCGGTCAGGGTGAGGATCAGCTCCGGTGCAATGACCCTGAAATCGGGGAATAGGATGCTCAGCATGGGACCTCTCCCTTACTCGTCAGTTCCGTGGGACGTCCGGGGCGCGACAGTCAGCGTGGCGATCTCGCCCTCAGTGCCTGATGTAATCAGCTCAAGTACGGTGTGCGACCTGTCGCTTTCCACTGAGCCCACGTTGAGCCGGGTCACCAGGTCGTCCACAGCGGGTTCCATGACCCTCAGGAACGGCTGGGGATAAAGGCCGATCCAGAAGATAAGGACGATAATGGGCGCCAGGACCAGGATCTCCCGGAAATTCATGTCCTTGATATTCCTGTTCTCCTCGTGCGTGATCTCACCGAACATGACCTTCTGGTACATGTGAAGCATGTAGACCGCTCCCAGGATGACGCCGGTGGCAGCCAGAGCACCGAACACGTACATGCCGGCCTTGAAGACGCCCAGGAGGATCAAAAACTCCCCGATGAACCCGTTCAGGCCCGGAAGGCCGATGGATGAGAAGGTGGCGATGCCGAGGAACACCGCGAAAACCGGCATTTTCGCCGTCAGGCCTCCGAAATCGTCCAGCATCCTGGTGTGGCGGCGCTCGTAAAGGACTCCTACCAGGAGGAACAACGCCCCGGTGGAAAGACCGTGGTTGATCATCTGGAGAACGCCCCCCTGGATCCCCTGGAACGTCATTGTGAAAAGGCCCAGCATGACGAACCCGAGGTGGCTCACGGAGCTGTAGGCGACCAGTTTCTTGACATCCGGCTGGACCCAGGCCACCAGAGCTCCGTAGATGATGCCCACAACGGCGAGGACTCCGATGACGGGGATCGCTTTGACCGAGGCGTCGGGGAGCAGGGGCAGGGAGAACCGGACGAAGCCGTAGGTCCCCATCTTGAGAAGGACGCCGGCCAGGATGACGGATCCGGCCGTGGGAGCCTCGACGTGGGCGTCAGGAAGCCATGTGTGGAACGGGAAGAGGGGAACCTTGATGGCGAAACCCAGAAACAGCGCCCAGAAAGCCCAGAACTGGATCCCCTCGGGCAATGAGCCGTCAAGCAATTTTACAAGATCGAAGGTGTAAATGCCTGTTGCGGCCGCGTTGGTGAAATAGATGGCGAGAAAACCGATGAGCATGAACAGGCTGCCCACAAGGGTGTAGAGGAAGAACTTGACCGCCGCGTAGATCCTTCTCTTGCCCCCCCAGACACCGATGAGCAGAACCATTGGGATGAGCATCACTTCCCAGAACACGTAGAAAAGGACGATGTCCAGGGAGAAAAAGACCCCCAGCATGCCGGTCTGGAGGATCAGCAGACAGACCATGTACTCCTTGACCCTGTCGGTGATGGCGGTAAAGGAGGACAGCACCACCAGGACACCGAGGAGGGTCGTGAGGAGGACCAGCAGGAGGCTTATCCCGTCCACCCCCATGAGATACTGGATGCCCAGGCCGTCGATCCAGTCGATCCGCTCCATGAGCTGGAAGCCCGGCACACCCAGTTTGAAAAGGGGGAGCAGGAACAGGGACGCGGCGAAGTCCGCCAGGGCGATCCCGAGGGCCACCTTCCGGATGGCGCCGGCGTTTCGGCCCGGCACCAGCAGGGCCATCAGGATAGCGCCGAGTGCCGGGATGTAGGTGATCAGAGATAGTATGGGAAAATTCAGTTCACTCATTTAGGTTCTTCCTGTTTGGTTGTTCCCGATTCCCAATAGCTAGGAGTTTGGATGAGGTTCTCCGACAGACTCCTAGAAGAAGGCCCATATCAGGACAAGGACCAGCCCGGCGGCCATGGTAAGCGCGTAGTTCTGGACAAATCCGGTCTGGAGCCTGGCCAGGAACCGTCCCGAAACCTGTGCCCCGCCGGCGATCCCGTGCAGGGTCCCGTCGATCCCCTTGCCGTCGAAAATGGTCCAGAAGATCCGGCCGAGCCAGTGCAGGGGCCTTATCACCATCCTGTCGTAGACTTCGTCCACCCACCACTTGTTGAAGAACAGGTCGTAGAGGAATTTGAAGTCCTCGTGCACCTCCTCGGTGACCGCCGGACGCTTCAGGATCATTACGTAAGCGAGGATGATGCCGCCCAGGGCCACCATGACCGAGATCACCATGAGCCCCAGCTCGGCCGCGAGGCTGTGAACGGAATGGGACGCTTCAGCCCCGTGCCGGGCGGCTGCCGTAAAGAACGGCCCGAGCCAGTTGTGCATCACGTTGGCTTTGAGGAAAACGGGGATCCCCAGGAAACCGCCCACCGCGGCAAGGAACGCCAGGATCATGAGGGGCACGGTGATGACCGGCGGCGACTCGTGGGCATGGGCCTCCACCTCCGGATCCATGCGGGACTCGCCGTGGAACGTCTTGTAGACCAGGCGGAACATGTAAAAGGCGGTCATGAACGCAGTGGTGATACCCAGGATCCAGAGAAGGAACCTCGCTCCTCCGGCATGGCTGAAGTTGAAGGTGCTGTAAAGGATCTCGTCCTTGGACATGAACCCGGCGAGGGGCGGGATGCCCGCGATGGCGAGGGAGGCGATGAGGAAGGTCCTGTAGGTCCTGGGCATGATCTTTCTGAGGCCGCCCATCTTGCGGATATCCTGTTCGTCGGACAGGGCGTGGATCACGCTTCCCGCTCCGAGAAAGAGGAGGGCCTTGAAAAAGGCGTGGGTCATGAGGTGGAAGATGGCCGCGGTGTATGCCCCCACTCCGGCCGCAAGGAACATGTAGCCCAGCTGGCTGACGGTCGAGTAGGCCAGCACCCTCTTGATGTCGTTTTGAACCAGGGCAATGGTCCCGGCAAAGAGGGCTGTCAGGCACCCGACGACGGCCACGACCATGAGGGCCGCCGGGGCGAGATCATAAAGAACGTGGCTGCGGCAGACCATGTAGACACCGGCCGTGACCATGGTGGCCGCGTGGATGAGGGCCGACACCGGCGTGGGACCTTCCATGGCGTCGGGCAGCCACACGTGGAGCGGCAGCTGCGCCGATTTTCCGCAGGCGCCGATAAAGAGGAGCAGGGCGATGAGAACAACCATGGGTTGACCGGTGTGGAACTGGTGCGGGGCCGCGGCAAACACCCTGGTAAAGGACAGGGTCCCAAAGTTCAGGACGATCAGCAGCATCCCCAGCATGAAACCGAAGTCGCCAATCCGGTTGGTGATGAACGCCTTTTTGCCGGCGTTGGCCGCGCTGTCCTTATGGTACCAGAACCCGATGAGCAGGTAGGAACACAGACCCACGCCCTCCCATCCCACGAAAAGCAGCAGGTAGCTGTTGCCGAGGACGAGGAGCAGCATGGCGAACACGAACAGGTTCAGGTAGAGGAAGTACCTCCTGAAACCTCCGTCGTGGTGCATGTACCCGATGGAATAGACGTGGATCAGAAAGCCGACTCCGGTGACGACCAGGATCATGACCGATGACAGGGGGTCCAGAAGGAACCCGATGTCCGCGGAGAAGGTGCCTGAACCGATCCACCGGTAGAGGACCACCTCGGTGGTCCTGTGCGCAGCCTCCATGCCTGCCAGCCCGAATACCGAAAGGACGGAAGCGAGGAATGATGCCCCGACTGCTCCGCTGGCCATGACGCCCACGCTGCTTTCGGACATCTTCCGGCCGAAGGCCAGGTTGACAAGGACGGCCAGGAGTGGAAACAGGGGGACCAGGACTACAGCGTCAGTCATCGTAAGTTCTCCTAGCCCTTCAACTGGTTGATCTCGTCAACGAAGACGGTTTCGAGGTTCCTGTAAAGGGCCACCACGATGGCCAGCCCCAGGGTAGCCTCAGCGGCGGCGATGGTCATGACGAAGAAGACGAACACCTGCCCGGCCGGGTTCTTCAGGAAATAGGAGAAGGCCACCAGGTTGATGTTCACCGCGTTGAGCATCAGTTCCACCGACAGGAGGATGATGATGATGTTCCTTCTCATGAGGAAGCCGGTCGCCCCGATGACGAACAGGAGTACGGCGAGCACGAGGTAGTGGGTCAGGGTGATCATTCCACATCCTCCCTCTTTGCCAGGACCATGGCGCCGAACATGACCACCAGAAGGACAATGGAGGCCAGTTCAAAGGGGAAAAGGAAGGTCGTGTAAAGGGAGCCGCCCACAGCCAGGGTGTTGTCCGGGTTCATCTCCAGGGCGAACTCCGGGAACGGTCCGGGGAACAGGCTCCCAACGGCCAGCAGGATCATCAGGATCGCCATGACCAACACCACCATCCCGGCCAGGAGCGATTGCCTGTGGGCGATCCTGCGCCCCTTGACCTTCCACAGGTTGAACAGGAACACCACGAACAGGTACAGAACCATGAGGGCTCCCGCGGGAACCAGGATCTGGATGGCTGCCAGGAACTCCGCGTTAAGGAGCACGAAGATGCCGGCCACGTGGAAGAAACAGGGCATCAAAAGAAGCACCGAGTGCACCGGGCTCCGTCGGGAGATCGCCAGCAGGGCGGTCACAACCGCCACCACGGCAAAGTAAAAGAACATAAACGCATGAAGACCCATTCTCGTGCTCCTACAGGCGATCGTATCGGGGGTCGTCCCCCTTGGTGAGCATTTTTTCCCGGCAGATCCGGAGTTGCCCGGGGTCGGTCAACGTCAGTTCGTAATCTTCACCCATGAATACGGCGTCCACGGGGCAGACATCCTGGCAGTAGCCGCAGTAGATGCAAAGGCCCATGTCGATCTCGTAGCTGTCCACCACCTTCCCGTGGTCCTCCCCCTCGGAGGTTTCGATGAAGATGGCGTCCGACGGACAGATCGCCGCGCAAAGGCAGCACCCGACGCACCGCTCCCGGCCGTCCTCGTGCCGCTTGAGGACCTGGGAGCCCCTGAACCTTTCCGGGAGGTCATAGTAGACCTCAGGGTACCGGAGGGTCACCGGCCTGGAGAAAAAATACCGGAGGGTCAGGGTAAGCCCCTTGATCAGGTCGGTTTGAAATATGTTTGTCATCAAACCCACAGCGTACTCCCCTTTTTCAGGTGATATGGGCCCATCTCAGAATACCCGAGATGAAAACGTTGAAGATGGCCAGGGGCAGGAGGACCTTCCACCCCAGGGTCATGAGTTGGTCGTAGCGCAGCCTGGGGAAGGTCCAGCGGACCCAGACGAAGAAGAACATGAACACCGCGACCTTGGACAGGAACCAGATCACCGGCATGGCGTACAGCACGATACCGGCAGGCAGGATCCCTTCCACCAGCGGACCGATGACGGGCCATGGCAGCCAACCGCCGAAGAACAGGGTCACCATGACGCAGGAGGCTGAGATCATGGCCACATATTCGGCCATCATGAACATGGCCCACCTCAGGCTGCCGTACTCGACGAAATACCCCGCCACCAGCTCGGTCTCGGCCTCGGGGAGGTCGAAGGGCAGGCGGTTGGTCTCCGCAAAGGCCGACACAAGGAACAGGATGAACCCCAGGAACTGGGGGATAATGAACCATTTGGGGATAAAGCCGAGCCACAGACCCTGCTGGGCCAGGACGATCTTGGTCATGGAGAGGGAGCCCGAATACATGAGGACCCCGATGACCGAGAGCCCCAGGGTGATCTCGTAGCTGATCATCTGGGCCGAGGACCTGAGTCCGCCGAGAAGGGCGTATTTGTTGTTGGAGGCCCACCCTGCCATGACGATACCGAACACACCGAGGGAGGAAACCGAGAGGATATAGACGAGCCCGATGTTGATGTCGGAGACCTGGAGATGGGGACCCACCGGGATGACGGCGAAGGTCAGCAGTGCAGGGACGAACGCCATGAGCGGGCACAACAGGAAAAGGACCTTGTCCGCGTCCCTGGGAACGATATCCTCCTTGAGGAACAGCTTCAGTCCATCGGCGATGGGCTGAAACAGCCCGATCGGCCCGACGTAAAGGGGGCCGTGGCGGTGCTGGATGTGACCGCAGACCTTGCGCTCCACCCAGTTCATCACCGTCACGCCGCCGAGGGCCACCGTGATGATCCCCACGATCTTGAGGAGGATGATGAGAATGAAGATAAAGGCGTTCTCCATCGTGATATCCTTGTCAGAAGTCCATGGCCCCGGACCGTTTGAGCTCCCCGACCCTCTCGAGCAGGAAGTAGGCCTGGGCGTTGTCCGGATCCAGTTCCATCGCCGTTTTGAACGCCTCTTCAGCCTTGTCGAGCATGTTGAGCTGCACATAGCTCTCGCCGAGGCGGAAGGGGGCCGAGGAGTTTTTCGGCTCGAGTTCCCGTACCTTGAGGAAGTGGTGGATCGCCTCCTGGTGTTTGCCCTTCCTGGCCAGGGTGGTGCCCGCGTGGTAGTGGGCAAGGGTGAAGTTGGGCGAAAGTTCCAGTGTCTGCCTGAAGGACTCAACGGCGTCGGCAAGGTTGCCCTTGTGGTACTGGACGATCCCCTTCCAGTAGTAGGCCATGACGTAGGCGGGGGAGATATCCACCACCTTGTTGAGCGTCTCGAGAGCATCCTTGAGCTGCCCCTTCTGGTAGTAGATGATCCCCAGTGCGTACATGGCCCGCGCGAACTTGGGGTTCAGCTCGATGGCCTTGCGCAGTTCTTCAGCCGCTTCCTTGAGCTTGGCGTTGTTCTGGTGCAGGAGTCCTAGCCGGTAGTGGATCTGCGGGGTATTGGGGATGATGGATTCGACCTTGCGGAAATATTTTTCCGATTCTTCCAGCCTGCCCAGAGCGTAACAGGAAAGACCCAGGCGGTAGTGGATCGAGGCCAGCTCGGGGTTGACCGCCTCGGCCTGTTTGAACTCCTCGATGGCGGCGCTGGTCTCGCCCTTGTCGTGGAAAGCGAGCCCCTTGTAATAGTGTGCCTTGCCGAAACCGGGCAGCTCTTCGAGAGCCTTGTCCCACATGGCGATGGCCTTGTCGAACTCACCCCTGTGGTAAAGGTTGATCCCGTCGGCCAGATAGTGGTCGGCCTTCTCGGCGGGGGAAAGGACTGCCATCTCCTCCGCACTTCCCACCAGGCGGTGCCCGCACTGGGAACAGAAAAGGCTGTCGCCGGGAACCTCGATATTGCAATGTGAACATTTCATCTCAATACCCCCTGTACCGCCGGGTCTATCCTTGATCCCCGCCGCCGGGGCGGGAAACGGTAACAAAAGTAATGGTCTTCTCCTTGACGGCGTCGTACTCCATCAGGGAGTTGACCGGCATATCCGCGTAGTGGGACGGGACGAAAACGATCCCCTTCCCGGAATCGCTCGTGACGCTGGCCACAGCCTCGATCTCGCCTTTTCTGCTGGCCACCCGGATGCGGTCACCATCGTTTATCGCCGCCGCTTTCGCGTCATCCGGGTGGATCCGGACCCTGGCTTCCGGGGCCAACCCGTTAAGCCCCCTGGCCCACTTGGTCGTGGTCCCGGAGTGGAACAGGGTCGTGCCCGAGATCAGGACAAAAGGATAGTCCGCAGGCGGGGAGTCGATCTCCCGCTGCTCGACGACAACCAGCTGCGCGCGGCTGTCACCGAAACCGTCCCCGTAAAGGTAGGGGGTGCCCGGGTGACCAGCATCGGGGCAGGGCCAGTGAAGGCCGTCCGCCTCGAGCCTTTCCGGGAGGATGCCGGCGTAGGAGGGGATCTGACCTGCGATTGCCCTGGTCACGTCCATTGCCTGGGCGAAACCTGCCGGCTTGCCGAACGCTTCAAACAGATCGCAAAGGATCTTCCAGTCGGCCTTCGCCTTGCCGGGAGCCTCGAGGGCCTTCCTGACACGCTGGACCCTTCTGTCCGTGTTGGTGAAGGTCCCGTCCTTCTCAGGCCCCGTGGCGGCGGGCAGGACCACGTCAGCCTTGCGTGCCGCTTCGTTCATGAAGATGTCCTGGACGACCAGGAATTCCAGTTTGTCCAGGGCCTCGGCCACCCTGGCGGGCTCCGGAAAAGCAGTCAGGGGGTTCTCACCCATGATGAAAAGCCCCTTGAGGGTACCGGCGCGGGCCGCCTCCACCATCTCCATGACTGTCATCCCGGTCTCACCCGACACCGGCACGTGACCCGGGAGGTACCCGGGCATGGCGCCCATGTCCATGACGCCCTGGACGTTGTTGTACTCGGAAAGGGGCAGGATGCCGGATCCGGCCTTGCCCACGTTCCCGGTGATCATGGCCAGGTTCGCTGCCGCGGCCACCGTGTCCTCTCCGGTGTAGGAGGCGGTCATGGGCGAAAGGAGGATGGTCACGGCGGGCGACGCGGCCAGAGCCTTTGCCGCATCCCTGATGCTGTCAGCCGGCACGCCCGTGGTCTTCTCGGCATTTTCCGGTGTAGCCGCCCTGACGGACTTCCTTAGTTCCTCCAACCCCGTGACGTTGGCGGCCACGAACTCCTTGTCCTCCAGGCCTTCGGCGAGGATGACATGGATCATCGCATTGAGCAGTCCGACCGCGGTGCCGGGCTTCATGGCGAGGTAGCTGTCGGCGAAACGGGCCAGTTTTATCTTCCTGGGGTTAGCGACGATGAGCTTGCTGCCCTCGTACCTGACACACCGCAGGACTTTCAGGCCGACGATGTGCGCGTCCTCGGTGACGTTGGCGTCCACTGCGAAGATGAGGTCGGCCTGATCCAGATCGGCAAGGGAATCGGTGGGAGCGGCCATACCGAACGCCTTGTACAGAGCCTCCATGGCAGGGATGTGGCTGAACCGGGC carries:
- the nuoI gene encoding NADH-quinone oxidoreductase subunit NuoI gives rise to the protein MTNIFQTDLIKGLTLTLRYFFSRPVTLRYPEVYYDLPERFRGSQVLKRHEDGRERCVGCCLCAAICPSDAIFIETSEGEDHGKVVDSYEIDMGLCIYCGYCQDVCPVDAVFMGEDYELTLTDPGQLRICREKMLTKGDDPRYDRL
- the nuoH gene encoding NADH-quinone oxidoreductase subunit NuoH; amino-acid sequence: MENAFIFILIILLKIVGIITVALGGVTVMNWVERKVCGHIQHRHGPLYVGPIGLFQPIADGLKLFLKEDIVPRDADKVLFLLCPLMAFVPALLTFAVIPVGPHLQVSDINIGLVYILSVSSLGVFGIVMAGWASNNKYALLGGLRSSAQMISYEITLGLSVIGVLMYSGSLSMTKIVLAQQGLWLGFIPKWFIIPQFLGFILFLVSAFAETNRLPFDLPEAETELVAGYFVEYGSLRWAMFMMAEYVAMISASCVMVTLFFGGWLPWPVIGPLVEGILPAGIVLYAMPVIWFLSKVAVFMFFFVWVRWTFPRLRYDQLMTLGWKVLLPLAIFNVFISGILRWAHIT
- a CDS encoding NADH-quinone oxidoreductase subunit J, with the protein product MGLHAFMFFYFAVVAVVTALLAISRRSPVHSVLLLMPCFFHVAGIFVLLNAEFLAAIQILVPAGALMVLYLFVVFLFNLWKVKGRRIAHRQSLLAGMVVLVMAILMILLAVGSLFPGPFPEFALEMNPDNTLAVGGSLYTTFLFPFELASIVLLVVMFGAMVLAKREDVE
- the nuoL gene encoding NADH-quinone oxidoreductase subunit L gives rise to the protein MTDAVVLVPLFPLLAVLVNLAFGRKMSESSVGVMASGAVGASFLASVLSVFGLAGMEAAHRTTEVVLYRWIGSGTFSADIGFLLDPLSSVMILVVTGVGFLIHVYSIGYMHHDGGFRRYFLYLNLFVFAMLLLVLGNSYLLLFVGWEGVGLCSYLLIGFWYHKDSAANAGKKAFITNRIGDFGFMLGMLLIVLNFGTLSFTRVFAAAPHQFHTGQPMVVLIALLLFIGACGKSAQLPLHVWLPDAMEGPTPVSALIHAATMVTAGVYMVCRSHVLYDLAPAALMVVAVVGCLTALFAGTIALVQNDIKRVLAYSTVSQLGYMFLAAGVGAYTAAIFHLMTHAFFKALLFLGAGSVIHALSDEQDIRKMGGLRKIMPRTYRTFLIASLAIAGIPPLAGFMSKDEILYSTFNFSHAGGARFLLWILGITTAFMTAFYMFRLVYKTFHGESRMDPEVEAHAHESPPVITVPLMILAFLAAVGGFLGIPVFLKANVMHNWLGPFFTAAARHGAEASHSVHSLAAELGLMVISVMVALGGIILAYVMILKRPAVTEEVHEDFKFLYDLFFNKWWVDEVYDRMVIRPLHWLGRIFWTIFDGKGIDGTLHGIAGGAQVSGRFLARLQTGFVQNYALTMAAGLVLVLIWAFF
- the nuoK gene encoding NADH-quinone oxidoreductase subunit NuoK; translated protein: MITLTHYLVLAVLLFVIGATGFLMRRNIIIILLSVELMLNAVNINLVAFSYFLKNPAGQVFVFFVMTIAAAEATLGLAIVVALYRNLETVFVDEINQLKG
- a CDS encoding tetratricopeptide repeat protein, producing the protein MKCSHCNIEVPGDSLFCSQCGHRLVGSAEEMAVLSPAEKADHYLADGINLYHRGEFDKAIAMWDKALEELPGFGKAHYYKGLAFHDKGETSAAIEEFKQAEAVNPELASIHYRLGLSCYALGRLEESEKYFRKVESIIPNTPQIHYRLGLLHQNNAKLKEAAEELRKAIELNPKFARAMYALGIIYYQKGQLKDALETLNKVVDISPAYVMAYYWKGIVQYHKGNLADAVESFRQTLELSPNFTLAHYHAGTTLARKGKHQEAIHHFLKVRELEPKNSSAPFRLGESYVQLNMLDKAEEAFKTAMELDPDNAQAYFLLERVGELKRSGAMDF